CATTAGGCATTAGGCAGAGAACTGTTTTGTGCCACACAGCAATGTGATAAAGAGTTGGGAATTTGGAGAGCTCAAGTTTGTCACCACATATGTTCACATGAATTTACTACACAGGTTTTGAAAAGAAACTAACGTTATATAGTACAAACAGAGAACCTTTAATTCAGAATATTATGGGTCCACATTAAGAATTTTGTTTTAATAAAgcaaaggaaaataagaaaaaattacttttacattttttatatattgaataatatttaaaaattattctaatataattaaaaatttttaaaataaaaaaataaatggtaATGTTTTTCATATTAAGTCTCAAGGAAGTGACACAAAAACCAGAATATTTTCTGTACAATTAATCtctgatttttcttaatttgtaaTCAAATGTCCACTTCTTCATTATTAGAACCCCTTTTTCCAAACAAAGCCTTTGTGTAAAACTTCATTCAATGTTGCACTGTTCAACCTGAGATTGAATTGTTGTCCAATTCTACACCGCAGCAAATTCAACAATCAAGCTGCCAAGACCGTTACGGTATGGTCTAGCAATGGAGGCACGTAATGGAGGCGCCTCAAGGGTGCTGAAGGGGCCAGGATTCAACAGAGtacctgtgtgtgtgtgtgtgtgtgtgagagagagagagagagagagagagagagcattaaTATAAAAACTTCTGTACTGATAAATAGAACATTAGAATGAAAAGATAGTACTCTTTCCACTAGACAAAATTGGAGTACAAAAACATTCATTGTGACTTTCCTTTCTTCGAGGACCCCTTGGATGATTTCTTGTGGAGTTTCTTCTTGGGCTTCAATTTGCTCGAGCTCGACGAAGGCTTCCCTTGTTGATTCCCACGTTTCTTCTCTTCCCTCACTTTGTGCACTGTAGCAGCCTGTTGCCCAAGCCCAACATGTTCAGATGATAAGACACAGTTTCACTTGACCAGAAAGCTTAGCAAAGCTTCAACCTTATCCATGAGGAATAGATGAATTACAGAATGGAAGGGAGATACCTTATGAACATTGAGCATCTCATGGGAATTCTTGGAAATCAGCTTATTCAAAACTTTTTCAGTTTGCTGCCTCTCTTGTGAGCCCATTCCTTTTCCTTCCACCACTGGCAGGAACTGAACACaaataaaggaaaaataagaTGACATTCATAATGCCTGGGGTGTGATTAGAAGCAATTGCATCAAACAATTCATGTGGGCAAGGTGGGCTATGTTTACAAACCTTGCAATATTTTCCCTTGTGTTTTTCGGGCTTTTCTCCAGACAACTTCTTGTCAAATTTTCCACCACTAGCTGttgcagttgcagccattgtagCTACATTTTGTAGATCATCTTTGCCAACTTTCTTGGGTGCAACTTGAGTTCCTGTAATGGGTAAGGCTGTAGCAGCCAGTTGAACATGGCTACAGAAGAAACTCATTAGTTCTGTGTGTACAAGTAACAAGGAAGTGACGTGCACCATGCCCTGTTGCAGGTACTGGaaaataaattcatatatatatatatatatatatatatatatatatatgaattaaattgAGGCTTAAATGACTGGAGCAAACAGATGAATAGGACAAGATTATGAGAAATATTTAATTAGAAATGTAATAATGTTGTTACCATAGCTAGGTTTATTACTCCCACAACAGCTACATATATAGCATGGATAGCCAGAAGTAGTTCATAACATGATTTTAAGCCATTTTGGAGGGGCCATTTCAGGAATAACAAAATCAGCTTGCAACAGTGACACAAACAAGATACAAAAAACAAAATGCTGTTTAACAACCACTTCTTTGTATCGGTCACCTTTCTTTGTATATTGCAGGATGGAAAAGCAGCTTCTTGTAGGATCAAAAGTCACTTCTAGTCATGGATACCAGATACAAAAAACTATCGCAACATGCTTGTGCTTTTTATTTACTGGTCATTTTTTTATCACGTGTAACACATGATTAGATACAAGCAGGTAATATTATGTGTTTCATGACACtgcattttataatatttgaaaattaagtgTGAGACCTAAGAGCCTGTTTAGTTGCagaaaacattttccattttccttttttttgttttgcaaagaatcataaaaatttcaagttattttttaatttttcaatattcATATCAAAAGAtacaaaataaagagtttgtttagttgtagaaagaaagtttttaatttttatttgtacaattcaaaataaaaacaaaaatacaacttgttttccaattttccaaaaataaatttatacaAGATAGTATATACaatcatggattttggggcttgaaGGGGCATCCCCTTGCCAAAAACAATCAGACCAGCTGATTTATCAGTAGCGATTTTTCCAAATGGATTaaaagaaaatggggaaaaatactaaataaatatataagaaaaatGTTTCTCAATTGATCACTAAATCAACTGGTCAAATTTCATGTGAGGCAAGAATGGACTGTCTGTATTCAGAAATTTGGAAACCGTTGCGAGGTTTTTTTTCATTGTTTAGCACTTGCTCACTAAATATGGAATTATAAAAGCATATGCTGCCATCTGTCGTTCATTTAGATATGgaacatatcatgcatgcaatgcagcaTTCATCTATTACTATCAAActgttaaattattattttatgtgaTAAAATTGACAGTGTGTGATCAGGTTGTGTAATgcataaataattgtagtaagtAGTAACCTAAAAGTAAGGCACTCCCTAAAATTCAGGTACACATCTCAAAAGGATTGTCTAATAATCTATGCACGCCTTGCAAATAAGAAATGTATAACTTTCTCACGAAAATGAACAAAGTAGAGACCACCATCAGCATCTAAGGGGTCTACTTGGTATCATTGCAGTTTTctgttttctatttctgtttctccacagtgaagaaacagattataaatatacatttgtttatgttgtcaattttctatatttattgctggttttcagctgtttgccaaaaaattaaagcaaattttatggttttcaattgttttggcaacctattacccaaaattttaatatccagaaataatttttgtggattaaaattattcattttacacacttttaaattaaaatcaaaattaaatgatcataagaatttaaatataattaaaataaaaacatacataaatttcaaaaaataataataaagtcaattaaaaaatacttttactatttttcaattgtcatgtccaataaaatttttattgtgaattaaattttgaaagtagaacaattaagtaaaataaataataaattttatttttattatagtaatttttttaaatgtgtatcatttgtaattttattattttaatcatattttaattatattatttgatctaagatgaaaatgagcatttttttaaattaagttttaagtttgtattaattttataaatggtAACCAAACAAGTTACTAGTTTCTAggttttagtttctatttctgatttttattttcatttctctaatttgtgacagtgataccaaatggTCTCTAAGGAACCTTCAAAGGAAGTTCTAAGTTATAGAGATGATTAAATATATAACAACAGTGAACTGATGGAACTTTGAATTAGCTAAAACCACAAAGAGAATTTGCCGAATGAGTTTGTGGCTGTCAAAAGTAAATCAGAAAAAAATACGGTATATCAAATTAAAGGCTTTGCTGAAAAATCTATGTTTTGAGGTAAAAAATGGTGAAAGGGCAAACCTTGGCAAGGCACCAACTTTTGCAGCTTGTTTCAGATTCTGCAATCGATTCTTCTCTTGCTTTTCTACTCGCTTCTTCTTATCTCCTATTCTCTTGGCAAATGGGTCCTCTCCAGGTTCTAAAAAAACACCAAAACTGAGATACAAAGTGGAATTTTAATGAGGATAACGAAGATCAATAACACCCAGCTCAATCACTTACCATCACTCATCTTGGCCTCAATGATGGGAACATATTTGTCATCATTTACACGATCATAGCCATGGCGACGCTTCCAAGCATCAGTTTGTTCATCGTAAGTGATCTTGTCTTTTTTGCGTTTTGTTATACCTACAGACATAACAAAGAAATTTAACAAATGTAAGAAAATGTAATGAGGAAGTTGGGATTGGACAAGAAATTGTAAGACTAGATAGTAATGGAAGGAATACCTAAAGgcacaaattttttaaaattaaaatttagagCTATACAGAGAAATTTCTTTTACAATAAATTGTCAATGCCTATATaccaaaaataattgatataactAACCTCTCTTTTTGGCAAACAATTCCCATTTTGTAGGAGGTTTGGGCTTCGGAAGctggaggaaaaaaaaaagtttcgtATTAgcaattaacataaaaataaataacgGAGAAAAATACCTATAACAGGAAAGATGAATGGGAAAATAACAAAAGCAATTTCTAATTAATTTCATCTAATGGTATCACATGACCAGAAATCAGAGCTTTAGTAAAACTCACTTAAAGTCATGCTGGAAAACAACCCCAACAATCTTCCAtcatatattttaaaacattaaatttTTCCCCTCTTCACTCATCTTGAAACAACTTTCCATGCATCTCCTAGAGAAATTGACCATCATAACTATCTTTTTCTGCATGAATGCAAGGAAAACAGACTCTTAATTAAAATTTGAGCAATGGTGGCATTACAATAGCATGGGAACTTAGGAAGCACCAAGATCATCAAAACTAGGGGCGGAACGAAACCAACTGAAACCGATGAAACTGACCAAACCGCACCAAACCAAATCAAAACCAATAAGTTTTTTACGCCAGTCGGTTATGTTCAGTTCAGAAACCAGTAAACCAAATGTTTCAGTTCAATTTCAATTTGTGTTTTAGGAAAACATACGAACCGAACTGACAAGGCAAATTCAATTACTAATTTTGAAATCTCTAAAGAACGTAACTGGTAgaatttttccttttcttgaaGACATCCCTAAAAATTCAATTCAACAATTCATTTTTTAGAAGGCATATACACCTGTATTTCCAACAAAAAATTCCATTGGGCAAATTTTCTAATTAAATTGGTATAATTTAACAAAGTCCAGTCTAAATTTTAGTTGTCATAATCAAGGCCTAGTAAGACCAAACCAAACAACACAAACAGAACGGAACCAAATATTTCAGTCTCATTCGGTTTTAGACCATCATTCATTTCGGTACATAAATATTAGGAACCAAATAATCTGTTTAGGTGTGGGATTCTGCAAAGAATTGACCAAACCAAACCAATTACACCCCTAGTCAAAACTAATATCAATAACAAGGTTGGCAAGGTTGGTCACCACCACAATAAAGTTGACAAGTGCACCCTCTACTAGTCAAATCCATTATTAAGGAGTTCATTACCCATATGGCTTTGTTCAACTTACATTTAAGAAGAAAAACAGCACTCATGCTTGAGAAAAATGTATGCAGTGAGAGACACTAACACTAAGGATTAAGTAATAATTAGTTAAATCAAACAATAATGATTATGGTTTGAGATAGAACTATAGAAGAGGCCAAAACATGTGATAAAATTGGATCAGTGCAAAAGGCACGATTAAACACAATCAGAAAATGATTCTCGTACTTTCCTATGCTTTTTAAATGCATATGTCAATCAGCCATAAGtaaaacaaaatgcaaagttCAAACAAGAAGTTTCCATGCTGAAATCCAAATAAAAGGAAGGCAGTTTGATGAATCCTATGAAGAATCTTCCTTTCTTGCATAGAGGAGTAGTAAAGCAGAACAACAGAAAAAGAACTAGTGACTTAATCAAGAGTCAAGTACAGCAGAAATAAACATATAAATGCAGGACACGAAAAAAAACAAGCAAAGGAAGGCTTACATGCTTCTCTCTGGGCAACCTTGTCGTTGGTGAAGGCAATTTGACAAGAGGGCCATCTAGGTCCTCAGTGGAAGGTAAGTTAAAAAGAGCATCTGCAATTGCTTGGACTAGCTTGGTCCCCTCTCGTAGACATTCCCCCACTAGCTCTTTCCTAAGAATATAATTAAGCATATATACAGTAAGTTTCGACGAATTATGTAACCATTGAAATTTAATGAATTCTATAGAAGCCCAGTGTCATTATCATTTTAGTATTAGCTCCACTctacaaaatcatataaaaatggCTGGCTAGTAAGTCAAATATACTGCGATGACTGCATTGATAGCAGCCAATAGGCTTAGTAAAACTTGGAAATACATTCCCAGTACCAACCTCACCAAGGCACCAATTCAATGCCCAGCATCTCATCACCTGATACCAGAAATTCTCTTGTCCTAATATCTCTTATAGGAAGCTGGAAACCATCATCCAGTAAATGATTAGCTCTATTATAATAAACTAAAGTCATCAAATGGCAATACAATTCTCAACTGCAACTAGAGGCTCAATCACCCTCTGTCCCCATATCATTTGTATTCCATTTATCTCTGCCTAACCCGTATTGAATACATAGACAACAAAGCACTGTCATGTCATTTCAAAGGTGTGACCAATACCTGGACTAACCTCCATCAGATATCAATCTTAACAGATTAACAGTTCAACATAAATCTTACTACATAGAATGTGATATAATTGTCCTGCTTATAATGCTGGAGAGATTTTTGCTAAAATTTAAATCAGGGGGTTGCTCGCTGATTTGGAAACATGGAGTTAGAGTTCTAAATGCCAGGGTTTATGCGTCGCGTGTATTGCAATACAGAATAGGCAAtgaaaagaaacaaataaagGCATGAAACTAAAATACCAAAACTCATGATCCTACAAGCCAAAGACTTCACTCCAGTTAAACCCTCGAAACTCACAAACCCTCATAATCAAATAAGtgaggaaaaaattaaaaaaaaaaaaaaagtgcgtGGGAGAAGCAGAACGCAGAAACACAAACCTGGAAGAGGGGGTAGAAGGGAAGTGGTGATGAGGGTCGAAAGCCAAGAGGTTGCCCAGGTCGATCCCATAGCTCCGATCCTCCTCCATAATCGCCTCCCTTCCAACTCTTCAGAACCCCCTTTTTTATCGGCGTGATGAATTAGCAATGCTGCACAGGCCACGGGAGACGCCACAAACTTAAAACCTTTTTAAAGCCCTAACGATCACAGGGAAACGACGTCGTtcgtttttctttcttttttttttttttttgcccttttcttttgtAGGGCAATAACATTTTTTGTGAACATATTGATCATTTTAAAGTAATTCTCAGAAAAATTTTGTGAAATAATACAGCATATTTTTGTATTTATGCTGCCATTGGGATGATCTAgtgttaaaaaaaatgaattttagagcAAATCATTAATTAACTCTATGTTTACAGAGGTCTTgcatttggatttttattgtaTTTGGATAATATGTAATGTAagattatattgaaatttatataaaTCCACTGCcaaaacttgtgcagcaggcatacaataaggttcagctcattagggatagaatcagtgcaactcagagccgacaaaagagttatatCGATAATTGccgcaggaaattagaatttgatattggtgaacatgtatttctgaagatagttccgttaaaaggggttatgagatttggaagaaaGGATAAAtttaaccctaggtttattggtctgtttgagattctagagaaagtgagaccggttgcctacaagttagctttaccacctgcgttATCTAGGATGCACGACGTGTTCCATGTTTTTATACTGAGAAAATACGTCTCGGACCCTTCTCATATtgtcagttatggtgaattagagtttagtgattcgCTAGCCTATGAGGAGGTATTAGTGCAGATAGTGGATAGAAGAGAAcaagagttacgtaacaagaaaattcttttggtaaaagttctatggaggaatcatgcaatagaaatggcttcttaggagctcgaagaacagatcagacaaaaatacccacaattgttccaagaagttcaaatgtaattaggaaatgtaagtaaatgtgtagtatttcttttgcagttatatgtaataatttagttagtaagtagtattttagttttgggagaaattttcttttgctatatGTAATTTCTCAGGACTTGAAatgcaaccacggtattcctccgccataagtgagggtaagtaataaaataagtagatcgttttgcctttaagggatgatgaattatatgaatagtaaatttcgaggacgaaattttataaggaggagagaatgtaatgacccgaagaataatggtatttaaataataaagaaaaagggaaaatggaaacagcaacagaaggaggcagcaggcgaagcgttcgtcgacgacgtgacagtatgggctcgtcgacgaaggtgtgcctcattgacgagaagataccgagagggggatttaggccactatgaatttcgtcaacgaagggaaGAGTTCATCGATAAATTGCCTctttacctcgtcgacgaggtgacgtggctcatcgacgaatcccatagtataaatagcgcaaaacttggatttttacatagaaaacttaaaaagcctcactttctctctcctccctacgatttctctctcctctctcttcgatttcgactccgtcgttcaccggatcgacgatctgaggacaccacgacgctcttggggaagttctttccaagtctgccggagtggatcgtcagtggaatagagttgaaattcatctctgatttaaggtaaggctttttatgccaaatttggtcttcccgtagttataggaaatgttattcacagaaaaataccgaagtttagttataagagttgtcgttttcagggtgttgaacggggaaccctgtgggtgcaggacaaGTGTGTTTTAGGAAATTTCTTTTcaatgtcaggtaagggaataaactaaagcagttaatttccatacaaattattattatttatcagcaaatcaattttcaagaaaacatgtattatatttgaatattgtggaaaaaatgcatatttgggaaaatactgttgttatacaggaaatatgattttagaataaaatatatgattttactcaacattgtgtggcatgaatatgattttacatgataagtattatgttatgacaaattttacgagtaaaacatatttttaggaattataaaataatacagtacattatgattttgaaatacatgataattgatttatttattcaaaatgatatgtatgagacattcagcgcaaggctgtgattgatagttggcgcAAGGTCATGTTTTacatatgatttcggcgcaaggccgtattcaTGAAATGTTCGGAataaggtcgtatttatgaaatgttcagtgcaaggccgtatttatgaaattatagaaaatgctatcaatccctttatgttaaatgctatattatcatgtattatatgttatcagaacccggatgttagtttagttcaatttcaggagcacagtaaagtagctatataaatcagatatctatgttcagatttgtgctaaccgccccacaaaggggtgggagatggatagtcgatgtagctttcagtgtagagttgtagacgtccacctggcagtttggACTAggatgtggcgggcccatcgtacttacagacatttttgacttggcaatggtcggccagccattgtcgggtcctgccttcaggctgcacaacccgtcatgggaggtaatacatgacatcagctagttatacatcctagtaaatttcagtattacaattatatcagatatttcatgatcagtatgaattattagaaactaTGAAAGTATACGactattcagtatgttatgatgaatgtgtttcaacttatgaaatgtactatatatgtattataacacaaaatattcatgttgccacataactgtatttagtttattttctcttactgagaagtgtctcacccccaaacttaaataattttcaggaaacccaaaaagaccggcggatcgagaCCACTGTTGAGTCTGTTGTGCTACCTCGTTatgagggtaagtttgaactaggatcaggagattttggtGTGAGATCCTagtgattttttgtatttttggaagatgtatataaatacaatgttttggaatatagttaactctgatattatatattttgtggttatgagaatgatgatttacatttactgctgcctaggttctactgtgtatgacaggtgtcctcgttaccTATGGGTTTCGgcttgactattttatttattatgttttattttatgataagataagcaggtcgttacatctatGATCTCTCAAATCTCTCTCTAGTTTTTTCGATTCTCTCTTAATCTGACCCCCTCTTTGTTTTCCctttttgcaagtttgaaagctcAATGGCAGAGAGCTTCAAGCTATTTGTTATATGACCCTATCCTAAACTCGGATCAGATCTACAAGGTAAGCCCTCCCTAATCtattctctctccttctcttcacttttctttcttttcttgaaTTTTCTTAGGATTTCTTGTATTTTTCCCATGAGCCAATCAGGGGGGTGCGGCTTGGTTTGAATCTAGTTAGGTTAAGGATTAAGGTTAGGGTTTTAGTTAGTGGCTGGGCTTGTAGAGACCAGAacaaggaaaataaggaaattaaataagaaaggaaatagGGGATTTTcagtaggcttcgttgacgaactccatgttctcgtcgacgaaggcccttctgagattcatcgccaaaattcagagctttgtcgatgaagagatccagaATGTTCAAAAAATTATCAAGCATAGGGTTTGTCAACGAGGTctttccttcgtcgatgaatggtcTTGTGTGACTTATCGACGAAGgcgccattcgtcgacgaatttaactgggttaaggggtctataaataggatactTTGGTtgtttcttcattaagaaacttgatttctctctctctctctctctctctctctctctctctctctctctctctctctacgatattgttgaccttataggtcacacccggttttgataatgataaatacttaggtatttgatggttttcaagtgtttgtgcaggcttagataAGCATCTCAGGGAATGACACTTGAAacaagacatgaagaccctgaagattttaattcatattgtaaattcaattaatgtaatatgggtctgtaataataactAGGGATATGGAATGTATtaattatctgcatatcatgcatataggatatatagtaagctcagtaagaccctagtatgactctaggtcccaacactcatgtacatatatcatacaaaatataggagtgttaaaaatgcacttaattgaatatttttagggaatttgagagagctcgagcgatcgaaccccaggagttcaaaactcctcgggcgcctgaactattgataagtcaacagttgacttaggctctcggatGACCGAACAAATTTGTGCATACCatccacgggcgcccgaaccacctgaaaaggacatTTCACCAACTCAAGCTACAGAgcgatttagttcaaattaaatCCTGGGTGATCAAACACATGAGTTTGAGCTACCGAAACTATGACCGAGCACCCAAAATCCGaaaaaatgtttctaactttgattcgggctatCGAATTGTAACTCGGGCTGCTAGACcaatttaaagaccttttataattgtgtctgtttgggcgattGAACcacagttcagccacccgaacctcgccaggttaaaaatattttaacagtGGTAAATACGAGTTATTTTGAGTTAATCACATTTAAAcactttggaacttttctaagaattcctaacaagtcccaaacagttataattttacccttgcctataaatataggctcatttgtaaggattagcaatttcattagccaaaaaaatcctctcttttgaaaatactctctttgtccaaatattttcaaatttccattcccttgatacattttgagattgtgagagcatatttagtgtgattgtgattgttaggttttgctaaaaactctcatttgcttgtttaattgtgatattatttttggggagtttggcataGTTTTATTCCACTGATTTCACattataaatcattgttgggatagactagcaagctttgggATCTTTGCATAATTGTTACAAAgcttccatagctttgatttttgttgtgtaaaaatattttcaacaagcaaaatattttcaaactagtagtgtgcttatttcattaaagaaaatcttcttgaactagtttgaatatctgattgatatctttgaaatattgatttgctattgaaatgtgctttgcttaaattccaagatattgcttgtattgaacactcttgagcattttattgataataccatattgagtgttgttagcacaactatttgcatcactgagcttacactatatctataTTATTCATGTATATGTGATTGcacatattgggtacatatctgttttacatgaaaacataatcactgtactagttgattgagaaaataccattgtattccaggtgtggcctgagggggcggtaatccagctcggtaagaattgtgtaaaggttgaggtcagccctgtgttagttgacctagttgtttaggtgcgctccacccgtttaagtgagcattatagtggtaatccttatacttgttagccaaggcaaggacgtaggcaattttccgAACCTCAGTAACACTTCTTGGTGTCACTTATTATTTACtgttttctggtgcatgcttggttaattaaattgtgctatttaatttctgctacatattgcaattgatttattttatttccactagattgactttagggttgtgaaaatattgttattAAGATATTGACCTAGggtatcaattttaaaataccaattcaccccccccccctctcttggaatcactagtaaagctaacaaatttcTCACAGCTTGTTGACAGATTTGACAAAcagaagttactacgaggatATAAGGGAGATTCTcgacaagtctagcggagtagatcTTTGACTTGAGCATTTTGGGcattactccaaaatcagggtaagtaggctTTTAAGGCTTTATGGTTGTTGTGAACTATAGGAAGGCTTAGGAAATGATTAATGGTTGCTGATCTAGAGgttgtgttgatttatttggggAAATTGTGGTTTCAGAATTTTGAACTGCAAACGTCGTAGggcttggagtttgggattttcaGGGGGCTTTCttgtaagctaggtaaggggatttgtcttACATAAGTTATTTTGAAATCTGAACCGATTCAACTGTATTTTATGGTTTcgggaaaattagggttttgggatatGGTCTCCATTTTTCATTAaacttatatattcttattatactaaaagttggagatgcttgaaaccctgTTTTATGTAAATTgtagttttacaaaccatttattatattatagtatatttaatcaaatgagtgtgacatgagatgATAATTGTGAATAAACTAAACTTGTGGAATATTTGGTATGAAatatgggaactagagttccaaATTGTTTATAGGGATGTGGAAAATCAGATACCGGTTTAAGATCGAGGGTTGTGTATGCCTGTTAATGCTGAtaaatgaatgagtttgtgaaaaat
This window of the Malania oleifera isolate guangnan ecotype guangnan chromosome 6, ASM2987363v1, whole genome shotgun sequence genome carries:
- the LOC131157240 gene encoding ribosome biogenesis regulatory protein homolog, which codes for MEEDRSYGIDLGNLLAFDPHHHFPSTPSSRKELVGECLREGTKLVQAIADALFNLPSTEDLDGPLVKLPSPTTRLPREKHLPKPKPPTKWELFAKKRGITKRKKDKITYDEQTDAWKRRHGYDRVNDDKYVPIIEAKMSDEPGEDPFAKRIGDKKKRVEKQEKNRLQNLKQAAKVGALPSHVQLAATALPITGTQVAPKKVGKDDLQNVATMAATATASGGKFDKKLSGEKPEKHKGKYCKFLPVVEGKGMGSQERQQTEKVLNKLISKNSHEMLNVHKAATVHKVREEKKRGNQQGKPSSSSSKLKPKKKLHKKSSKGSSKKGKSQ